A single region of the Nicotiana sylvestris chromosome 6, ASM39365v2, whole genome shotgun sequence genome encodes:
- the LOC138871654 gene encoding uncharacterized protein: MGRIEMMFEQMMKKNSDSDAQLASHNTSIRNLEVQLGQISQSLNTRPKEALPSNTVVNPKGVKNTGHAMAVITRSSQGGDVNTSKQKEIESDEVEVQDDDVSIVDDQVSEDNLNAKVRIDINDNEVETQDDVNPSREHVIDIPKMVVPKDKAHLPSPPPPYPQRLAKQNNENQFKKFIEMMKILSINVPLVEALEQMLGYAKFIKDLVTKKRSMDCETIEMTHQVSAIVHLMASKLEDPDAFTIPCTIGSADFAKALCDLGASINLMPYYVFKTLVIGQSRATSMRLQMANRTMKRPFDIIDGVLVRVEKFILPVTL, from the coding sequence ATGGGAAGGatcgagatgatgtttgaacaaatgatgaagaagaactccgactctgatgcccagttggcatcccacaatacttcaatccgaaatttggaggttcaacttggccaGATTTCGCAATCTTTGAATACTCGACCTAAGGAGGCTCTACCTAGtaatacggtagtaaacccgaagggtgtgAAAAACACCGGGCATGCAATGGCGGTGATTACAAGAAGCAGTCAaggtggtgatgtgaatacctccaagcaaaaggaaattgAGAGTGATGAGGTTGAAGTACAAGATGATGATGTTTCTATAGTTGATGATCAAGTGAGTGAAGATAATTTGAATGCGAAAGTGAGAATTGATATCAATGATAATGAGGTGGAGACTCaagatgacgtgaacccgtctagggaacacgtaatagacataccgAAAATGGTAGTGCCCAAGGATAAGGCTCATTTGCCAAGtcctcctccaccttaccctcaaaggcttgcgaagcaaaataatgaaaaccaatttaagaagtttattgagatgatgaaaatCTTGTCAatcaatgttcctttggtggaagctcttgagcaaatgctgggttacgccaagttcataaaagacttggtgactaaaaagagatccatggattgtgagaccatcgaaatgactcatcaagtaagtgcaattgtgcacttGATGGCttcaaagcttgaagatcccgacgctttcaccattccatgtaccattgggagtgcggattttgcaaaggcattgtgtgatttgggagcaagtatcaatttgatgccttactacGTGTTCAAAACTTTGGTTATTGGTCAATCGAGGGCTACttcaatgaggttgcaaatggcgaaTAGAACAATGAAAAGGCCGTTTGATATTATTGATGGTGTTCTTGTTCGGGTGGAGAAGTTTATTTTGCCTGTGACTTTGTGA